CGGCGACGGCATTCCGCGCCATCCCTCGCAGCTCTATGAGCTGGGCCTGGAAGGCATCACCCTGTTCATCCTGATGTGGTGGTTCGCCCGCAAGCCGAGGCCCACGGGACAGGTCAGCGCCCTTTTCCTGATCGGCTACGGAACCTTCCGTTTCCTGGTCGAATTCACCCGGGAACCCGACAACTTCCTGGGCCTGCTTGCCGGTGGGCTCAGCATGGGCCAATGGCTGTCGATTCCCATGGTGGTCGTGGGTATCCTGATGTTCGTCTTTACTGCAAGACGATCGTCCCGTTGATATCGACGCTGACGGTGACCATGTCGGCTTGCAGCGGAACATCGGCCGCGGGTGCGGGAGCAGACGCGCCCTTGGCCATGGCCATATAGGCACGCGGCGCAACGGCGCCCATGCCGCCGAGCTGTATCTTCTGAAGACGATAGCCGCTGAAACCGAACGCGGATGCCGCGGCCAGGGCGCGATCGCGGAAGGCCTGGGCCGCCTGGTTCAGCAATTTGCGTTCGACGGCTTCGCGCGCCTTGCGCGACAAAGTGAAGTTGATGTTCGATATGGCGCTCTTGTCGCCCATTTTGGTCGCCAGCGCGGATGCCGCATCGAAGTTGGTGGACTCCAGAATGATGGAGCCCTCGCCCTGCCAGCCGACCAGCTTGCCTTTGTTGTTCATGTTGGGCCACACACGATAATTGCCGGTGTGGGCGCTGACATCGGGATTGCCCTTGGCGATCTTCATCAACTCGTCGAGCAATGCGTTCAATTTCTTTCCGGCAGATGCCTGGTCGGCCGCCTCTGCCTGGGCGCTGACGGTGATCTGCACGGTGTCCTGCCGGACCTCTTCCGTTGCGGCCGCCTGCAACGTCAGCAGAGGACCGGCCTCGGCTTTGTCCGCGCCCTCATGCGTCGGCGCGCCGGCGTTCGGCTCCGTGCCCGCGGGCTGCGCGAGGACGGCCGGCGCGACGCACACGGCAGCTAGCGCCATGGCGCCGCGCGCCATGAAATGAGCAAGGGAACTGGACGGTACGCGAACGGACATGTATGGGAACCTGAGAAGAGGAATGGGGTGGACGGCACACCGGGCGAATGACAGCCGCAGGCATGCCTGAGCACCGGCGAGATCGCCAGAGTGTAGGCCATGTGCCTGGCCCGGAGAAGGGAATGAAAAACATGGAAACGATCACGGCACGGCGGGTAACGGCGACCCCGCTTTAGGTCGCTTGCGTGCGGCGATGAAGGAAGGTTTTGCCGATGTGCCGCGGGCCTGCAAAAGCAGGCCCGCGATGTAAATGCCCCGCCTGTGCCGTCAGGACCGGCATCTCGAACCCTGAGGTTCAAGGTGGTCGCGATCGGAGGGGCGTCGGGTTCGTCTAACAGAGAGACGATCACACCAGCCCCCACATTCACGCAACCTGTATGCCATAAAGCATAGGTTCAGAGAATGTATGGTCCAGTCTCGAACA
Above is a genomic segment from Bordetella genomosp. 11 containing:
- a CDS encoding SIMPL domain-containing protein (The SIMPL domain is named for its presence in mouse protein SIMPL (signalling molecule that associates with mouse pelle-like kinase). Bacterial member BP26, from Brucella, was shown to assemble into a channel-like structure, while YggE from E. coli has been associated with resistance to oxidative stress.) encodes the protein MSVRVPSSSLAHFMARGAMALAAVCVAPAVLAQPAGTEPNAGAPTHEGADKAEAGPLLTLQAAATEEVRQDTVQITVSAQAEAADQASAGKKLNALLDELMKIAKGNPDVSAHTGNYRVWPNMNNKGKLVGWQGEGSIILESTNFDAASALATKMGDKSAISNINFTLSRKAREAVERKLLNQAAQAFRDRALAAASAFGFSGYRLQKIQLGGMGAVAPRAYMAMAKGASAPAPAADVPLQADMVTVSVDINGTIVLQ